The genomic DNA CGCGGTGCGGAGGGGCGGGGGCACCCCGCTGCTCATCCCGCCCCTGGGGCCGGGCGACCGGGCCATCGACATCGTCCGCCGCATCGACGGTCTCGTCATCGCCGGCGGGTCCGACGTCAACCCGGCCCGCTACGGCGAGGAACCCCACGAACGCACCCGGGGCTGGCACGACGACCGGGACGTCTCCGAGATGGCGTTGCTGCACGCGGCCGACGACCTGGAGCTGCCCGTCCTCGGGGTGTGCCGGGGGATGCAGGTGATGGCGGTCGTCGACGGTGGGCGGCTCGCCCAGCACGTCCCTGACGTCCTCGGCACCGATCTGCACTGCCCCGGCGTGGACGTCTACGGCGCCGTCGAGGTGCACACCGTGGCCGGGTCCCGGATCGCCGGGATCCTCGGCCCGGTCACCCGCGTCGCCTGTCACCATCACCAGGCCGTCGCCGACCTGGGCGACCGCTGCCGACCGGCC from Nakamurella flava includes the following:
- a CDS encoding gamma-glutamyl-gamma-aminobutyrate hydrolase family protein — translated: MNRPLIGVTTYRQPATWGRWTEVDATLLPAAYVDAVRRGGGTPLLIPPLGPGDRAIDIVRRIDGLVIAGGSDVNPARYGEEPHERTRGWHDDRDVSEMALLHAADDLELPVLGVCRGMQVMAVVDGGRLAQHVPDVLGTDLHCPGVDVYGAVEVHTVAGSRIAGILGPVTRVACHHHQAVADLGDRCRPAAHATDGLLEAMEAPGDRFRVGVQWHPETLTDPALFRALADAAAHVRG